Proteins found in one Neomonachus schauinslandi chromosome 1, ASM220157v2, whole genome shotgun sequence genomic segment:
- the MYNN gene encoding myoneurin: protein MQYSHHCEHLLERLNKQREAGFLCDCTVVIGEFQFKAHRNVLASFSEYFGAIYRSTSENNVFLDQSQVKADGFQKLLEFIYTGTLNLDSWNVKEIHQAADYLKVEEVVTKCKIKMEDFAFIANPSSTEISSITGNIELNQQTCLLTLRDYNSREKSEVSTDLVQANPKQGALAKKSSQTKKKKKAFNSQKTGQNKTVQYPSDILENASVELFLDANKLSTPVIEQVAQRNDNSELELTSVVENTFPAQDIVQTVTVKRKRGKSQPNCALKEHSMSNIASVKNSYELESSGEELDQRYSKAKPMCNTCGKVFSEASSLRRHMRIHKGVKPYVCHLCGKAFTQCNQLKTHVRTHTGEKPYKCELCDKGFAQKCQLVFHSRMHHGEEKPYKCDVCNLQFATSSNLKIHARKHSGEKPYVCDRCGQRFAQASTLTYHVRRHTGEKPYVCDTCGKAFAVSSSLITHSRKHTGEKPYICGICGKSFISSGELNKHFRSHTGERPFICELCGNSYTDIKNLKKHKTKVHSGADKILDSSIEEHPLSEQDSIQKSPLSETLDVKPSDMTLPLSLPLGTEDHHILLPVTDNQSPTSDTLLRSTVNGYSEPQLIFLQQLY, encoded by the exons ATGCAGTATTCGCACCACTGTGAGCACCTTTTAGAGAGACTGAACAAACAACGGGAAGCAGGTTTTCTTTGTGACTGCACCGTAGTGATTGGGGAATTCCAGTTTAAAGCTCATAGGAATGTGCTTGCCTCATTTAGTGAGTATTTTGGTGCGATCTACAGAAGCACTTCTGAGAACAATGTCTTCCTTGATCAGAGTCAGGTGAAGGCTGATGGATTTCAGAAACTGTTGGAGTTTATATACACAGGAACTTTAAATCTTGACAG TTGGAATGTTAAAGAAATTCATCAGGCTGCTGACTATCTCAAAGTGGAAGAGGTGGTcactaaatgtaaaataaagatggaagattttgcttttattgctaaTCCCTCTTCTACAGAGATATCTAGTATTACTGGAAACATTGAATTGAATCAACAGACTTGTCTCCTTACTCTACGAGATTATAACAGTCGGGAAAAATCAGAAGTGTCTACAGATTTAGTTCAGGCAAATCCTAAACAAGGGGCTTTAGCAAAGAAGTCATCTCaaactaaaaagaagaagaaggccTTCAACTCCCAGAAAACAGGACAGAATAAAACAGTGCAATATCCCAGTGACATTTTAGAGAATGCATCTGTTGAATTATTTTTAGATGCAAATAAATTATCCACACCTGTAATAGAACAAGTTGCACAAAGAAATGATAATTCAGAACTCGAATTGACGTCAGTTGTGGAAAATACTTTTCCAGCACAAGATATTGTGCAAACTGTTACAGTGAAACGGAAACGTGGAAAATCACAACCAAACTGTGCTCTGAAAGAACACTCTATGTCTAATATAGCCAGTGTCAAGAATTCTTATGAGCTGGAGAGCTCTGGGGAAGAGCTGGATCAGAGGTATTCCAAGGCCAAGCCAATGTGTAACACATGTGGGAAAGTGTTTTCAGAAGCCAGCAGCTTGAGAAGGCATATGAGAATACATAAAGGAGTTAAACCTTATGTCTGCCACTTGTGTGGAAAGGCATTTACCCAGTGTAACCAGCTGAAAACGCATGTAAGAACTCATACAG GTGAGAAGCCATACAAATGTGAATTGTGTGATAAAGGATTTGCTCAGAAATGCCAGCTGGTCTTCCATAGTCGTATGCATCATGGTGAGGAAAAACCCTATAAATGTGATGTATGCAATTTACAATTTGCAACTTCTAGCAATCTCAAGATTCATgcaag GAAGCATAGTGGAGAGAAGCCATATGTCTGTGATAGGTGTGGACAGAGATTTGCTCAAGCCAGCACTTTGACCTATCATGTTCGTAGGCATACTGGAGAAAAGCCTTACGTGTGTGATACTTGTGGGAAGGCATTTGCTGTCTCTAGTTCCCTTATCACTCATTCTCGAAAACATACAG GTGAAAAACCATACATATGTGGTATTTGTGGGAAAAGTTTTATTTCCTCAGGAGAGCTCAACAAACACTTTCGATCCCATACAG GAGAAAGGCCATTTATCTGCGAATTATGTGGAAATTCTTACacagatattaaaaatttaaagaagcaCAAAACAAAAGTCCATTCCG GTGCAGATAAAATTCTAGATTCTAGTATAGAGGAGCATCCCTTGAGTGAACAAGATTCCATACAAAAAAGTCCGTTATCAGAAACATTGGATGTGAAACCTTCTGATATGACTTTACCGCTATCTCTTCCACTTGGAACTGAGGACCACCACATCCTTCTGCCTGTCACAGATAATCAGTCTCCTACATCAGATACATTGTTGAGATCAACTGTGAATGGGTATTCAGAACCACAGTTGATTTTTTTACAGCAATTATACTGA